In Chryseobacterium gotjawalense, the following are encoded in one genomic region:
- the dinB gene encoding DNA polymerase IV translates to MERAIAHMDLDTFFVSCERLQEPKLNGIPVIIGGGDRGVVASCSYEARHFGVRSAMPIKMALRLCPEAKVIRGDYERYSKFSKEVTEIIQEKVPVLEKASIDEFYMDLSGMDKFFGCYQWTKEIADSVTKNTGLPISFALSTNKTVSKIGTGESKPVGRLEIPVQNIQPFLNPLSVRKIPMVGDVTFQLLSRVGIRTIQTLAEMPVLVLQQMIGKNGNELWKKANGIDLTPVVPYSERKSLSSEHTFTNDTMDIFELKRLISHMAESLAYQLRQEKWLTSTVVLKIRYANFDTETKQCKISYTSIDHTLARVALDLFEKLYTRRMRLRLVGLRFTNLVHGTYQMNLFEDSEELMNLYQAMDRMKNRFGKNALGRASGFELVC, encoded by the coding sequence ATGGAAAGAGCAATTGCACATATGGATCTGGACACTTTTTTTGTGTCCTGTGAAAGATTACAGGAACCGAAACTCAACGGGATTCCCGTCATTATCGGTGGTGGCGACCGTGGCGTGGTGGCATCCTGTTCTTATGAAGCACGGCATTTCGGCGTGCGTTCTGCCATGCCGATCAAGATGGCTTTGAGATTATGTCCGGAAGCCAAAGTCATCCGCGGCGATTACGAACGCTATTCTAAATTTTCCAAAGAAGTCACCGAAATTATTCAGGAGAAAGTGCCCGTTTTGGAAAAAGCCAGCATCGATGAATTTTACATGGACTTATCCGGCATGGACAAATTTTTCGGATGCTATCAATGGACGAAGGAAATTGCAGATTCCGTCACGAAAAATACGGGTTTACCGATAAGTTTTGCTTTATCCACCAACAAAACGGTTTCAAAAATCGGCACCGGAGAATCTAAACCGGTTGGAAGATTGGAAATTCCGGTGCAGAATATACAACCATTTCTAAATCCTTTATCGGTAAGGAAAATTCCGATGGTTGGCGACGTGACTTTTCAATTATTGTCGCGTGTCGGAATCAGAACCATTCAGACTTTGGCAGAAATGCCCGTTTTGGTTCTGCAGCAAATGATCGGCAAAAATGGGAACGAACTCTGGAAAAAAGCCAACGGAATAGATCTCACGCCGGTTGTTCCGTATTCGGAAAGAAAATCATTATCCAGTGAACATACTTTTACGAATGACACGATGGATATTTTCGAACTGAAAAGATTGATTTCACACATGGCAGAATCTCTGGCTTATCAGTTACGACAGGAAAAATGGCTGACTTCCACGGTTGTTTTAAAAATCCGCTACGCCAATTTCGATACGGAAACGAAACAGTGCAAGATTTCTTATACATCGATTGATCATACTTTAGCCAGAGTCGCTTTGGACTTATTTGAAAAATTGTACACGCGCCGGATGCGGTTACGTTTGGTCGGTTTGCGGTTTACCAATCTCGTGCACGGAACCTATCAGATGAATTTATTTGAAGACAGCGAAGAACTCATGAATCTCTACCAGGCCATGGACCGCATG
- a CDS encoding XRE family transcriptional regulator, whose protein sequence is MSILSDNMRYLRAQQKYSQQKVADDLLITRGRYAKYEDGATEPPIEILIKISKYYRVSIDLLVGLDVRKYTLEKMMKLPDNRIILPIMVDEKGENKIEIIPEKAQMGYLQGYSDPGYIEKLQTISLPFLRNGKYRAFPATGDSMPPFKNGTFIVGKYVENINDLRNNKTYIFITQNEGVVYKRFEKKTAGNITVSSDNPLYKPYEIKLSELVEIWEYACSINTAEFETETLDMMTVKDMFLSLKKEIDLIKKK, encoded by the coding sequence ATGTCAATTTTATCAGATAACATGCGGTATTTGAGGGCTCAACAAAAATACTCGCAACAAAAAGTCGCCGATGATCTTTTGATCACCCGCGGACGGTACGCCAAATATGAAGATGGCGCAACAGAACCGCCGATTGAAATCCTCATAAAGATTTCAAAATACTACCGCGTGAGCATTGATTTACTGGTGGGTTTGGATGTGCGGAAATATACTTTAGAAAAGATGATGAAGTTACCCGACAACCGGATAATCCTCCCCATTATGGTGGATGAAAAAGGCGAAAATAAAATAGAAATCATTCCGGAGAAAGCACAGATGGGCTATCTCCAAGGTTACAGCGATCCCGGATATATTGAAAAACTGCAGACCATTTCCCTCCCTTTTTTGCGCAACGGAAAATACCGCGCTTTTCCGGCGACTGGAGATTCAATGCCCCCTTTTAAAAACGGAACTTTTATCGTGGGGAAATATGTGGAAAACATTAATGATTTAAGGAATAACAAAACCTATATTTTCATCACCCAAAATGAAGGCGTTGTGTACAAAAGATTCGAAAAGAAAACCGCCGGAAATATCACCGTGAGCTCGGATAATCCATTGTACAAACCTTATGAAATCAAACTTTCGGAGTTGGTGGAAATCTGGGAATATGCCTGCAGCATCAACACGGCAGAATTTGAAACGGAAACTTTGGACATGATGACGGTGAAGGATATGTTTTTGAGTCTGAAGAAAGAGATTGATTTGATCAAGAAGAAATAA
- a CDS encoding LysR family transcriptional regulator has protein sequence MVNLEWYRTFKAIYKAGTLTGAAEHLFISQPGVSLHLGSLEAYVGYKLFDRTGRKMIPTERGKILFNAVSDPLTKLAEVEKNFQKSTEKHTPTISVGMCFETFQTTLEQYVSSLPFNLIISFGDYPEMLDQLDKGILDLIITPKKGVSPNIEHEAFSSEQIILVGGKEVDTNSFRNILKTKDKIQIEEWLKQQKWYGTTGDMEHLFQFWILNFGHKPDFRPNYIVPNLNSIIRCLKGGTGLAVIPNFLCKSEIENGEIKLVWEGDKKLENTLYFGCRKKTNHQSEIEHLKSLFRKVMAGI, from the coding sequence ATGGTTAATTTAGAATGGTATCGGACTTTTAAAGCGATTTATAAAGCGGGAACCCTTACCGGTGCGGCAGAGCATTTATTTATTTCGCAACCCGGGGTAAGTTTGCATTTAGGCTCTCTGGAAGCGTATGTCGGATATAAATTATTTGACCGCACGGGTCGGAAAATGATCCCGACAGAGCGCGGGAAAATCTTATTTAATGCGGTTTCCGATCCTTTAACAAAGTTGGCCGAGGTCGAGAAGAATTTTCAGAAATCTACCGAAAAACATACGCCCACCATAAGTGTGGGAATGTGTTTTGAAACTTTTCAGACCACTTTAGAGCAATATGTTTCAAGTTTGCCTTTCAATTTAATTATCAGTTTTGGAGATTATCCTGAAATGCTGGATCAGCTGGATAAAGGAATTTTAGATTTGATTATCACGCCAAAAAAAGGCGTATCTCCGAATATTGAACATGAAGCATTTTCTTCGGAACAGATTATTTTGGTCGGCGGAAAAGAGGTTGATACCAATAGTTTCAGGAATATTCTGAAAACAAAAGATAAGATACAAATCGAAGAATGGCTGAAACAGCAAAAATGGTACGGCACGACCGGCGATATGGAACATCTTTTTCAGTTCTGGATTCTGAATTTCGGACATAAACCTGACTTCCGGCCCAATTATATTGTTCCCAATTTAAACTCAATCATCCGCTGTTTAAAAGGTGGGACAGGACTGGCGGTAATCCCCAATTTCCTGTGCAAAAGCGAAATTGAAAACGGCGAGATCAAATTAGTTTGGGAAGGCGACAAAAAACTGGAAAACACCTTGTATTTCGGTTGCCGGAAGAAAACCAACCATCAATCTGAAATTGAACACCTCAAAAGTCTTTTCCGTAAAGTGATGGCGGGAATTTAA
- a CDS encoding NAD(P)H-dependent oxidoreductase, which produces MKKVLIINGGQNFGHSGGKYNQTVTENTLKVLEEFGNIEVQVTHVSEDYDKKKEVEKWVWADFIIYHTPIWWFQLPNGFKKYIDEVFTAGHAKGIYKSDGRNADNPEINYGTGGMLGGRKYMVTTSWNAPETAFTLPGEFFNETSVDDGPLFGFHRMNRFVSLEKMESFHFHDVEKNANIERDMKSYREHLKNVFSKELKPQFV; this is translated from the coding sequence ATGAAAAAAGTACTCATCATCAATGGTGGACAAAATTTCGGTCATTCGGGTGGAAAATACAATCAGACGGTTACCGAAAACACGCTGAAAGTGTTAGAAGAATTTGGAAATATTGAAGTACAGGTGACCCATGTGAGCGAAGATTACGATAAAAAAAAGGAAGTTGAAAAATGGGTCTGGGCCGATTTTATTATTTACCATACTCCGATTTGGTGGTTTCAGCTGCCGAATGGTTTTAAAAAATATATTGATGAAGTTTTCACCGCGGGTCACGCCAAAGGAATTTATAAAAGCGACGGCAGAAACGCCGACAATCCCGAAATCAATTACGGAACAGGCGGTATGCTTGGCGGCAGAAAATACATGGTGACCACCAGTTGGAACGCACCGGAAACTGCTTTCACACTTCCAGGAGAATTTTTTAATGAAACAAGTGTTGACGACGGGCCGCTGTTTGGTTTCCACAGAATGAACCGTTTTGTTTCCTTAGAAAAAATGGAAAGTTTCCACTTTCATGATGTAGAGAAAAATGCCAATATCGAACGGGACATGAAATCTTACCGGGAACATCTGAAAAACGTTTTTTCAAAAGAATTGAAACCCCAGTTCGTCTAA
- a CDS encoding low affinity iron permease family protein, whose protein sequence is MATDNNLFEKFSNAATTFTGSSYAFLGALAIVIIWAVSGPIFQFSETWQLIINTGTTIITFLMVFLIQKAQNKDSKAIQIKLNELIAASKSASNRIVDIENLTEKELDQIHKYYEKLSEEAEQDANLNGSHSIDAASRNQEEKAEYFKGINKKEEE, encoded by the coding sequence ATGGCAACTGACAATAATTTATTTGAAAAATTTTCAAATGCTGCAACTACTTTCACCGGAAGTTCTTACGCGTTTTTAGGTGCTTTGGCGATTGTGATTATCTGGGCGGTAAGTGGTCCCATTTTTCAGTTTTCGGAAACCTGGCAATTGATTATCAATACCGGAACTACGATTATCACTTTCCTGATGGTTTTCTTAATTCAAAAAGCCCAGAATAAGGACTCAAAAGCAATCCAAATCAAACTCAATGAATTAATCGCAGCCAGCAAATCTGCGAGTAACAGAATTGTGGATATTGAGAATTTAACCGAAAAAGAATTGGATCAGATTCACAAATATTACGAAAAATTATCGGAGGAAGCAGAGCAAGATGCCAATCTAAACGGTTCGCACTCTATCGATGCTGCGTCCAGAAATCAGGAAGAGAAGGCCGAATATTTTAAAGGGATAAATAAAAAAGAAGAGGAATAA
- a CDS encoding SemiSWEET transporter, which yields MDENILGLAAGIITSVAMLPQLIKVLKEKDVEDLSLLMMLFLITGLSLWVWYGFLKDELPIILSNAFAVVVNIILLISYFIYRKK from the coding sequence ATGGACGAAAATATTCTCGGTTTGGCCGCAGGTATCATTACCTCAGTAGCCATGTTGCCACAACTGATCAAAGTTTTAAAGGAAAAAGATGTAGAAGATTTATCTTTATTAATGATGCTCTTCTTAATTACCGGACTGTCACTGTGGGTTTGGTATGGTTTTCTCAAAGACGAACTTCCCATTATTCTGTCCAATGCTTTTGCCGTTGTGGTGAATATCATTCTGCTGATTTCCTATTTTATATACCGTAAAAAGTAA
- a CDS encoding type 1 glutamine amidotransferase domain-containing protein, giving the protein MKILFVLTSHDQLGNTREKTGFWIEEFASPYYYLVDKGVDVILASPNGGQPPIDPTSDKPENQTEATIRFKADKDLQEKLSKTHKLSEVSAKDYDAVFYPGGHGPLWDLAESADSAKLIESFYNSGKPVAFVCHAPAALKHVKNTSGEPLVKGKKVTGFTNSEEALVQLTDIVPFLVEDMLKQNGGIYSKAADFEAHALEDGLLITGQNPASSEKVAELLLNKLQK; this is encoded by the coding sequence ATGAAAATATTATTTGTCTTAACCTCCCACGATCAGTTGGGAAATACCCGTGAGAAAACCGGATTTTGGATCGAAGAATTCGCAAGTCCTTATTACTATCTGGTGGATAAAGGCGTTGATGTTATTTTAGCATCTCCAAATGGTGGTCAGCCACCCATCGATCCTACCAGTGACAAACCGGAAAATCAAACGGAAGCTACCATCAGATTTAAAGCGGATAAAGATTTGCAGGAAAAATTAAGCAAAACGCACAAACTATCTGAAGTCTCCGCAAAAGATTACGATGCCGTATTTTATCCCGGCGGTCACGGACCACTTTGGGATTTGGCAGAAAGTGCGGATTCGGCAAAACTGATCGAAAGTTTTTACAACAGCGGTAAACCGGTAGCTTTCGTCTGTCATGCTCCCGCAGCTTTGAAACATGTGAAAAACACTTCCGGTGAACCATTGGTAAAAGGTAAAAAAGTAACCGGTTTTACCAATTCCGAAGAAGCTTTGGTGCAATTGACTGATATCGTTCCTTTTTTGGTAGAAGATATGCTGAAACAAAACGGTGGGATCTACAGCAAAGCTGCCGATTTTGAAGCGCATGCTTTAGAAGACGGTTTGTTGATCACCGGCCAGAATCCGGCGTCTTCCGAAAAAGTAGCTGAGTTGTTGCTGAACAAACTTCAGAAATAA
- a CDS encoding iron-containing alcohol dehydrogenase, giving the protein MNNFKYRNPTKILFGKGQIENLPAEIPVNAKVLMLYGGGSIKKNGIYDQVKKALSGYEVVEFGGIPANPEYSVLLDALKVIKEEKITYLLAVGGGSVIDGTKFLSAAALYQGETPWDLLTNKKPVTEGLPFGTVLTLPATGSEMNSGSVITRAETQEKLAFGGPGLFPIFSVLDPEVIKSIPQRQLANGIADAFTHVMEQYMTYPIGALLQDRFAESIMQTLIEVAPAIMKDPSDYQAACNFMWSCTMALNGLIQQGVPGDWAIHSMGHELTAMYGIDHARTLAILAGNHYRYNFETKKEKLAQYAERVWNITEGTLEEKAHAGINKTDEFFKSLGIDIKLSDYTKDYSETGNIVSKRFTDRGWMGLGEHKLLAPADVQKIIEMSY; this is encoded by the coding sequence ATGAACAATTTTAAATACAGAAATCCAACAAAAATATTGTTTGGTAAAGGTCAGATCGAAAATCTTCCGGCAGAAATTCCGGTAAACGCAAAAGTATTGATGCTCTACGGTGGCGGAAGTATTAAGAAAAACGGAATCTATGATCAGGTAAAAAAAGCACTTTCAGGTTATGAAGTCGTAGAATTCGGTGGAATTCCTGCCAATCCGGAATACAGCGTTTTACTGGACGCACTGAAAGTCATTAAAGAAGAAAAAATCACCTATCTTTTGGCTGTGGGTGGCGGTTCTGTAATCGACGGTACCAAATTTTTATCAGCCGCAGCTTTATACCAAGGCGAAACTCCCTGGGATTTGTTGACCAATAAAAAACCGGTGACCGAAGGATTGCCTTTTGGAACGGTATTGACACTTCCTGCAACCGGATCTGAAATGAATTCCGGGTCTGTAATTACCAGAGCAGAAACACAGGAAAAATTAGCATTTGGCGGACCGGGACTTTTCCCGATCTTCTCCGTTCTTGATCCGGAAGTGATTAAATCCATTCCGCAACGTCAGCTGGCAAACGGAATTGCAGACGCGTTTACCCACGTGATGGAACAGTATATGACTTATCCGATTGGTGCTTTATTACAGGATCGTTTTGCAGAAAGTATCATGCAGACTTTAATTGAAGTGGCTCCGGCTATTATGAAAGATCCTTCGGATTATCAGGCCGCGTGCAATTTTATGTGGAGCTGTACCATGGCTCTGAACGGATTAATTCAGCAGGGCGTTCCGGGAGACTGGGCCATTCACTCGATGGGCCATGAATTAACGGCGATGTATGGAATTGATCACGCCAGAACTTTGGCCATTTTAGCAGGAAATCATTACCGTTATAATTTCGAAACCAAGAAAGAAAAACTGGCGCAATATGCTGAGCGGGTCTGGAATATTACCGAAGGAACTTTAGAAGAAAAAGCCCACGCCGGAATTAACAAAACCGATGAATTCTTCAAATCTTTAGGAATCGATATTAAATTATCCGACTACACCAAAGACTATTCAGAAACCGGAAATATTGTTTCAAAACGTTTTACAGACCGCGGTTGGATGGGACTTGGAGAGCATAAATTACTTGCGCCCGCAGATGTTCAGAAAATTATCGAAATGAGCTATTAA
- a CDS encoding NADP-dependent oxidoreductase, whose product MNKTITLNSRPVGKPQLSDFKFVDEEMPVIKEGEILLKTKFVSVDPYLRGRMSDAPSYVPPFELQKVMNSGVVAKVVESKNEKYKAGEFVTGALDWKEFQTSTGNNVLKVDAQTAPLSNYLGVLGMTGLTAYFGLTEIGKPKAGETIVVSGAAGAVGSVVGQIAKILGCRVIGIAGTDEKAALLKSEFGFDEAINYHTTKDMTKAIAEVCPNGVDIYYDNVSGAVSDSVHANINRLGRIIVCGAISAYNGTSVPQGPRVEPFLIRKSALMQGFIVSNYAEKFPEGMKHLSQWLSEGKLHAAETVVEGFENIPQAFIGLFEGRNKGKMIVKI is encoded by the coding sequence ATGAATAAAACAATAACACTGAACAGCCGACCGGTTGGAAAACCCCAACTGTCAGATTTTAAATTTGTAGATGAAGAAATGCCGGTAATAAAAGAAGGCGAAATTCTTCTGAAAACAAAATTCGTTTCTGTAGATCCTTATTTGCGGGGACGAATGAGCGATGCGCCATCTTATGTGCCGCCTTTTGAACTTCAAAAAGTGATGAATTCCGGCGTTGTCGCGAAAGTAGTGGAATCTAAGAATGAAAAGTATAAAGCCGGAGAATTTGTTACAGGAGCTTTGGACTGGAAAGAATTTCAAACATCAACAGGAAATAATGTTTTAAAAGTAGATGCTCAGACTGCACCACTTTCTAATTATTTAGGGGTTTTGGGAATGACGGGATTAACCGCTTATTTCGGCCTTACAGAAATAGGAAAACCCAAAGCCGGAGAAACCATCGTGGTTTCCGGAGCTGCCGGAGCCGTGGGAAGTGTCGTGGGACAAATCGCAAAAATACTGGGCTGCCGTGTGATCGGCATCGCCGGAACCGATGAAAAAGCAGCCTTGCTGAAATCTGAATTCGGTTTTGATGAAGCCATTAATTACCATACCACAAAGGACATGACCAAAGCCATTGCAGAAGTTTGTCCCAATGGTGTTGATATTTATTATGACAATGTCAGCGGCGCGGTTTCAGACAGTGTACATGCCAATATCAATCGACTGGGAAGAATTATTGTATGCGGCGCGATTTCCGCCTACAACGGTACTTCTGTTCCGCAGGGACCGCGCGTGGAACCTTTCCTCATCCGCAAAAGTGCTTTGATGCAGGGATTCATCGTGAGCAATTATGCGGAGAAATTCCCCGAAGGAATGAAACATCTGTCTCAATGGTTGTCTGAAGGAAAACTGCATGCGGCCGAAACCGTCGTGGAAGGTTTTGAAAATATTCCGCAGGCTTTTATCGGCCTTTTTGAAGGCAGGAATAAAGGGAAAATGATCGTAAAAATATAA
- a CDS encoding TetR/AcrR family transcriptional regulator: MAKKEKITDKKNALLNATLTLVNNHGFHNTPMSKIAKMAGVSPATIYLYFQHKQDLINTLYLEVKESFSACAFEGYSEEMSVKTGFELIWVNIANYKLNQIKEANFLSQCDNSPMIDEAIRIEGLKNLQPLLDLWERGKKEGVIKPLSDYILYAYTIYPLSFLLEMQEREIFTLDEKVKKETFQLAWDAIKI; the protein is encoded by the coding sequence ATGGCTAAAAAAGAAAAAATAACAGACAAAAAAAATGCGTTGCTCAATGCGACACTTACTTTGGTCAACAACCATGGTTTTCATAATACGCCGATGTCTAAGATCGCTAAAATGGCAGGGGTGTCACCGGCGACCATTTATCTGTATTTCCAACATAAGCAGGATTTGATCAATACGCTTTACTTAGAAGTGAAGGAGTCTTTCAGCGCCTGTGCTTTCGAAGGGTACAGTGAAGAGATGTCTGTGAAAACCGGTTTTGAACTTATTTGGGTTAATATCGCCAACTACAAATTAAATCAGATAAAAGAAGCCAACTTTTTATCCCAGTGCGACAACAGCCCGATGATTGATGAAGCCATTAGAATAGAAGGATTAAAGAATCTGCAACCGTTACTCGATTTATGGGAAAGAGGTAAAAAAGAAGGTGTTATAAAACCACTTTCGGACTATATTTTGTATGCTTATACCATCTATCCTCTGTCTTTTTTACTGGAAATGCAGGAAAGGGAAATCTTTACCTTAGATGAAAAAGTGAAAAAAGAAACGTTTCAGTTGGCATGGGATGCGATAAAAATTTGA
- a CDS encoding DoxX family protein, with the protein MRVIFWVIASILLAFLMMAAGVQHLWNPGFYLPFVPSFLPFPLAIVYLSGIVELLLGIVTLFLNQKYTQYGLFGIFVLMVIFLPLHIADAFKAQPVIGSPELAYFRLVIQLILIWLSWRSYKFTSLVK; encoded by the coding sequence ATGAGAGTGATTTTTTGGGTGATCGCAAGTATCCTTTTAGCATTTTTAATGATGGCGGCCGGAGTTCAGCACTTGTGGAATCCCGGTTTTTATCTTCCGTTTGTCCCGTCATTTTTACCGTTTCCACTGGCAATTGTTTATTTGTCGGGAATTGTAGAATTACTTTTAGGCATCGTTACCTTATTTTTAAATCAAAAATATACCCAATATGGTTTGTTCGGTATTTTTGTGTTAATGGTGATTTTCCTGCCACTCCATATTGCGGATGCTTTCAAAGCGCAGCCCGTCATCGGAAGTCCTGAGCTGGCCTATTTCAGACTGGTTATTCAATTGATATTGATTTGGCTTTCCTGGAGATCATATAAATTTACCTCGCTTGTAAAATAA
- the uraH gene encoding hydroxyisourate hydrolase, whose protein sequence is MKARNFLTVLMLALASFSFAQEAKFQLSSHILDITKGEPAPGVKISLSKQDKAGKWTAVDEKITDQNGRITDFLKVTKGVDNEGIYKLTYFVAPYFKKMKQDSFYPFIEVVFEIKGESHFHVPITLSAYGYSTYRGN, encoded by the coding sequence ATGAAAGCAAGAAATTTTTTAACCGTACTTATGCTTGCACTTGCAAGTTTCAGCTTTGCCCAGGAGGCAAAATTCCAGTTATCAAGTCACATCTTAGACATTACGAAAGGCGAGCCTGCTCCAGGTGTGAAAATAAGTCTGTCTAAACAGGATAAAGCTGGCAAATGGACCGCCGTTGATGAAAAAATAACGGATCAAAACGGCAGGATTACCGATTTTTTAAAGGTAACGAAAGGAGTCGATAATGAAGGTATTTATAAGTTGACCTATTTTGTGGCCCCTTATTTTAAAAAAATGAAGCAAGACTCTTTTTACCCTTTCATAGAAGTGGTATTTGAAATTAAAGGAGAAAGCCATTTCCATGTTCCGATTACGCTGTCTGCTTACGGATATTCCACCTACAGAGGTAATTAA
- a CDS encoding heme-binding protein, giving the protein MKTGKKIIITSVLLFMSGLASAQYIQKENSLNQAGALKLAEQAGIEAQKSDKKVSVAVLNSSGVTLLLLKGDHVGPHNTEASRRKAYTSLSTKTASLDLMKNAAGSESAKNLNTLPELLLLGGGVPVWNDGELVGSLGVSGGGSGENDHRIATEAVEKLGFKTNK; this is encoded by the coding sequence ATGAAAACAGGAAAAAAGATAATAATCACCAGTGTATTGCTGTTCATGTCTGGACTGGCATCTGCACAATATATACAAAAGGAAAACAGTCTGAATCAGGCAGGAGCTTTGAAGTTAGCAGAACAGGCCGGAATTGAAGCTCAAAAATCAGATAAAAAAGTATCCGTTGCGGTACTCAATTCATCCGGCGTAACATTGTTACTGTTAAAAGGAGATCATGTAGGACCGCACAATACAGAAGCCTCCAGACGGAAAGCGTACACCTCACTGTCGACAAAAACGGCAAGTCTGGACCTGATGAAAAATGCAGCCGGTAGTGAAAGTGCGAAAAACCTCAATACACTTCCGGAATTATTATTGTTAGGGGGCGGCGTACCGGTATGGAACGATGGTGAACTCGTTGGAAGTTTAGGAGTTTCCGGCGGCGGAAGCGGAGAAAATGATCACCGTATTGCAACGGAAGCAGTAGAGAAATTAGGATTTAAAACAAATAAATAA
- a CDS encoding Crp/Fnr family transcriptional regulator: MGAYPSFEKNILKYVDLSQDELAAFISCYTLETVEKNRIILKEGEVCEFESYVLEGCFKVFYQDENLREHILYFAVEDWWVLDIGSFVSGKVSRLNIQALEDSVILTVDRAKKEQLYADIPKAEKIFRIMNQKSLASMHLRMISMLHKTAERRYLDFTERYPALDQRIAQHQIAAYLGISHEFLSKVKKRLLRNQQ, from the coding sequence ATGGGGGCATACCCTTCCTTCGAAAAGAATATCCTAAAATACGTTGATTTGTCGCAGGATGAATTAGCAGCGTTCATCTCTTGTTATACCCTTGAAACAGTTGAAAAAAACAGGATTATTCTGAAAGAAGGAGAAGTGTGCGAATTTGAAAGCTATGTGCTGGAAGGTTGTTTTAAAGTTTTTTATCAGGACGAAAATCTCCGGGAACACATTCTCTATTTTGCAGTCGAGGATTGGTGGGTATTAGATATTGGCAGTTTTGTTTCCGGTAAAGTTTCCAGATTAAATATTCAGGCCCTGGAAGATTCTGTTATTTTAACGGTTGACCGGGCAAAAAAAGAGCAGTTGTATGCCGATATTCCGAAAGCGGAGAAGATTTTCAGAATCATGAATCAAAAGTCTTTGGCATCCATGCACTTAAGAATGATCAGCATGCTTCATAAAACAGCAGAGAGAAGGTACCTGGATTTTACGGAAAGATATCCGGCCCTCGATCAAAGAATAGCCCAACACCAAATTGCTGCCTATTTAGGAATCTCCCACGAATTCTTAAGTAAGGTAAAAAAAAGACTGTTGCGCAATCAGCAGTAA
- a CDS encoding cysteine hydrolase family protein gives MMTRENNNTTALLIIDIQNDYFPGGTMELEGSVEAAEKAGAVLSYFRNNSMPVVHIKHISNQEGATFFLPETEGAEIHQSVAPSETEKVITKNYPNSFRETELLGYLQEKSISNLVICGMMTDVCVSATTRAAMDFGFQNTIIADAVTTRARELNGEMIPAEQITASFLAGLNALGGLYATLETSESYIKNQ, from the coding sequence ATGATGACACGGGAAAATAACAACACAACTGCATTGCTGATCATCGACATCCAGAATGATTACTTTCCGGGCGGAACCATGGAACTGGAAGGCTCAGTTGAAGCGGCAGAAAAGGCGGGTGCTGTGCTTTCTTATTTTAGAAACAACAGCATGCCGGTCGTTCATATCAAGCATATTTCAAACCAGGAAGGGGCTACTTTCTTTCTACCTGAAACGGAAGGCGCGGAAATTCACCAAAGTGTTGCTCCATCAGAGACAGAAAAGGTGATTACAAAAAACTACCCGAACAGTTTTAGAGAAACAGAATTATTAGGATATTTACAGGAGAAATCTATTTCAAATTTAGTAATTTGCGGAATGATGACCGATGTGTGCGTAAGTGCTACAACCAGAGCAGCCATGGATTTCGGTTTTCAAAATACAATTATCGCAGACGCAGTGACCACCAGAGCCCGCGAACTGAATGGGGAAATGATCCCCGCTGAACAGATTACAGCATCGTTTCTGGCAGGATTAAATGCATTAGGCGGATTGTATGCAACACTCGAAACAAGTGAAAGCTATATAAAAAACCAGTAA